From a region of the uncultured Desulfatiglans sp. genome:
- a CDS encoding conserved membrane hypothetical protein (Evidence 4 : Unknown function but conserved in other organisms), whose protein sequence is MLLKLLLRNTFRSRLRSALTISGVAVAILAFGLLRTVIDTWYAGADATSATRLVTRNAISLIFPLPIAYLEKIRSVDNVKTVSYGIWFGGRYIDEKHFFANFAVEPRSYLELYPEFVLPEKQKEAFFRNRKGCIAGRRLAERFGWRIGDSITLQGTIYPGNWDLTLLGIYKGREPTTDERQFFLHWDYPNETLKKLGLPRADQVGFYMIGIEDPDRAAATAEAIDGLFRNSYAETLTETERAFSLGFIAMGEAILTAIQLVSLVVIVIIMAVVANTMAMSVRERLGEYAVFKTLGFGRFFLGRLILGESLLITGMGGLLGILLTFPAADLFADALADYFPAFFVKQATLVLDGVAVLAVGLAASVIPIWRTLNVRITDALGRIG, encoded by the coding sequence ATGCTTCTGAAGCTCCTCTTGCGTAACACCTTTCGATCCCGTCTGCGCAGCGCCCTCACCATCAGCGGCGTGGCCGTCGCCATCCTTGCTTTCGGTCTCCTGAGGACGGTCATCGATACGTGGTACGCCGGCGCCGACGCCACTTCCGCCACACGGCTCGTCACCCGCAACGCCATCTCGCTCATCTTTCCCCTGCCAATCGCCTACCTCGAGAAGATCCGCAGCGTGGACAACGTGAAGACCGTTTCCTACGGCATCTGGTTTGGGGGGCGATACATCGACGAAAAGCACTTTTTTGCCAACTTCGCCGTCGAACCCCGCAGCTACCTCGAGCTTTATCCGGAGTTTGTCCTGCCGGAAAAGCAAAAAGAGGCCTTTTTCCGCAACCGAAAAGGGTGCATCGCCGGAAGGCGGCTTGCCGAAAGGTTCGGCTGGCGCATCGGAGACAGCATTACCCTCCAAGGGACCATTTACCCGGGAAACTGGGACCTCACGCTCCTGGGCATATACAAAGGGCGCGAGCCGACCACCGACGAGCGGCAGTTTTTTCTGCACTGGGACTACCCGAACGAAACCCTGAAAAAACTGGGTCTGCCCAGGGCGGATCAAGTGGGCTTCTACATGATCGGCATCGAGGATCCCGATCGCGCTGCCGCCACGGCGGAGGCCATCGACGGACTGTTCAGGAATTCCTATGCCGAAACGCTGACGGAAACGGAAAGGGCGTTTTCCCTCGGTTTCATCGCCATGGGCGAGGCCATCCTGACGGCGATTCAGCTGGTTTCCCTGGTGGTGATCGTCATCATTATGGCGGTCGTCGCCAACACCATGGCCATGAGCGTGCGGGAGCGCTTAGGGGAATACGCGGTCTTCAAGACCCTCGGCTTCGGCAGGTTTTTTCTGGGGCGGCTCATCCTGGGGGAATCGCTTCTGATCACCGGAATGGGTGGGCTCCTGGGAATCCTCCTCACCTTCCCTGCAGCGGACCTCTTTGCTGATGCACTCGCGGATTATTTCCCGGCCTTCTTCGTCAAGCAGGCCACCCTTGTACTCGATGGAGTCGCGGTCCTGGCCGTGGGGTTGGCGGCATCCGTCATCCCCATCTGGAGGACCTTGAACGTTCGCATCACCGATGCCCTGGGCAGGATCGGGTAG
- a CDS encoding hypothetical protein (Evidence 5 : Unknown function), whose product MAEGDARSDVHSFSMPGEERFFFRHLQPIAVTVYLLVVFLIFGSNEGDWFAAALKGVFFVGPFYALVLFYRRRFVEWIDLDFGNCRITFQFPDGRGRVSEDFSAVSHVKFQSYLTFVMGETRIMVKRPQDKKGTLRILKKAFQVNHGWLVG is encoded by the coding sequence ATGGCCGAGGGGGATGCGCGGTCGGATGTACACTCATTTTCCATGCCTGGAGAGGAGCGGTTTTTTTTCAGGCATCTTCAACCGATTGCCGTCACCGTTTACCTGCTCGTCGTTTTTCTGATCTTCGGGTCGAACGAGGGCGATTGGTTCGCCGCCGCCCTCAAGGGCGTCTTTTTCGTGGGCCCCTTTTATGCCCTCGTCCTCTTTTACCGGCGGCGGTTTGTCGAGTGGATCGATCTGGACTTCGGGAATTGCAGGATCACCTTTCAATTTCCGGATGGACGAGGGCGCGTCAGCGAGGATTTTTCCGCGGTCAGCCATGTCAAGTTTCAAAGCTATTTGACCTTCGTGATGGGGGAGACCCGCATCATGGTCAAGCGGCCCCAGGACAAGAAGGGCACGCTCCGGATCCTGAAGAAGGCATTCCAGGTGAATCATGGCTGGCTGGTGGGTTGA
- a CDS encoding Efflux pump, RND family, membrane fusion protein — translation MSGPEDLSGLRIEKKTFTTRRSRKKYFFIIALGAAAIALLYWLHRQQLLQPATEVYTYHVQSLYPSQTFTRLNASGYVVAQRKSAVAAKITAQLIELSVEEGSRVSEGDVIARLEDRDALAARERARANLELAVSNLAQAKAELRDARLDYERNRQLVEKGIVARAQFDKAEARFRSLSALVRAREAAIEAAEAAVRETEVAIEYTYIRAPFDAVVLTKNADIGDIVTPIGAAANSKAAVVTIADMGSLQVEVDVSEANISMVYEGQPCEIQLDAFPDRRFPGKVYMIVPTADRTKASVLVKVAFDRLTEDILPEMSAKVAFLERAVQSDEDKPVLAVPVSSLVEREGEKHVFVVSGKRAVLTPIETGRLFGSMQEITGGIAAGDRVVIDPPAQLAHLTRISLLE, via the coding sequence ATGTCTGGACCAGAAGACCTTTCCGGTCTGCGCATTGAAAAGAAGACGTTCACGACCCGCCGGAGCCGGAAAAAATATTTTTTCATCATCGCGCTTGGAGCGGCGGCCATTGCTTTGCTCTACTGGCTTCATCGACAACAACTGCTCCAACCGGCTACAGAGGTCTATACCTATCATGTTCAATCCTTGTATCCATCCCAGACCTTCACCCGCCTGAATGCCAGCGGCTATGTCGTCGCACAGCGAAAATCCGCTGTAGCGGCCAAGATTACGGCTCAACTGATCGAGCTGTCCGTGGAAGAGGGCAGCCGCGTTTCGGAAGGGGACGTCATTGCGCGCCTCGAAGACCGTGACGCCCTGGCGGCGCGCGAAAGGGCGCGAGCAAACCTCGAACTGGCCGTTTCAAACCTCGCCCAGGCGAAGGCCGAGCTGCGCGATGCCAGACTGGATTACGAAAGGAACCGGCAGCTCGTCGAGAAGGGAATCGTGGCGCGAGCCCAGTTCGACAAGGCTGAAGCACGTTTCAGGAGTTTATCGGCCCTGGTCCGCGCCAGAGAGGCGGCCATCGAGGCGGCGGAGGCTGCGGTCAGGGAGACGGAGGTGGCGATCGAATACACCTATATCCGCGCCCCCTTCGATGCCGTCGTCTTGACCAAGAACGCCGACATAGGGGACATCGTCACCCCCATCGGGGCAGCCGCCAATTCCAAGGCGGCCGTCGTGACGATTGCCGACATGGGCTCCCTCCAGGTGGAGGTGGACGTCTCCGAAGCGAACATCTCCATGGTTTACGAGGGGCAGCCCTGCGAGATCCAGCTCGACGCCTTTCCGGATCGGCGCTTTCCAGGAAAGGTCTACATGATCGTCCCCACGGCGGATCGAACCAAGGCCTCCGTCCTGGTCAAGGTTGCCTTCGATCGTCTGACGGAAGATATCCTGCCCGAGATGAGCGCGAAGGTGGCCTTTCTGGAGAGGGCCGTCCAGTCCGATGAAGACAAACCGGTTCTTGCCGTCCCCGTCTCTTCTCTTGTCGAGAGAGAAGGCGAAAAGCATGTCTTCGTCGTCTCCGGAAAAAGGGCCGTCCTGACACCCATCGAGACCGGGCGTCTATTCGGATCCATGCAGGAAATCACCGGCGGGATTGCAGCCGGCGACCGCGTCGTCATCGATCCCCCTGCGCAGCTCGCCCATCTGACCCGGATCAGTCTCCTGGAGTAG
- a CDS encoding Electron transfer flavoprotein (Etf), alpha subunit, whose protein sequence is MTHPEKTLQEGAGARDMQHAAENTVWVFGDRRTETLYGLSLRALSAARGAASSLGGRTVMVLTALERLDGSTPPAVEAVPVDEAAEAAAAGGADDVHLYRIPWLGGAPADAFAQALADRIAVSGPRLVVFPLTDLGRETAARVSALTGSGLIADCIRLEVEEGRVKAQCPAWGGTVTAEIVFADDRATGLVTVDPYAWMPGEERGIPGVLESFAWDEIQEQAGCTLLEVAAEAGSGQSLEEADVVVVGGAGLGNMEGFGLVRDLAAALGGEVGATRPPVLSRWVEEERLIGQTGKRVHPRLLFSVGTSGAVQYTAGIGEAGTIVAVNRDADAPIFRMADIGVVADARVFLPHLTEAVQQLTLRRMADALTGAAGGGEGDGFGGRFARLRSQYGWSLEALAEATGESPEFIRQVEEGLLTPPVGFLLRFANALKIDPGLFLRQEQKTLLRDLRAQAFVKRTRNYSYQTLSPGAENDHLRAFLITIESRQTHKPVAYKHEGEEFIFVMEGELMLTLGNRAHHLKPGDSRHFNSDIPHKLKSVSNEPTRCLVVLYTP, encoded by the coding sequence ATGACACACCCGGAAAAGACGCTCCAAGAAGGGGCTGGGGCGAGAGACATGCAGCATGCGGCTGAAAACACCGTCTGGGTCTTCGGCGACCGCCGGACCGAGACCCTTTACGGATTGAGCCTGCGGGCCTTGAGCGCCGCGCGCGGGGCGGCTTCCTCCCTAGGCGGCCGAACGGTCATGGTGCTGACGGCCCTCGAGCGGCTGGACGGGTCGACCCCCCCTGCAGTCGAGGCTGTCCCGGTGGACGAGGCGGCGGAGGCCGCCGCTGCCGGTGGCGCGGATGATGTCCATCTCTATCGCATCCCATGGTTGGGCGGTGCGCCCGCGGACGCTTTCGCACAGGCGCTCGCCGACCGGATCGCCGTGTCAGGCCCCCGCCTGGTGGTCTTTCCCCTGACGGACCTCGGCCGCGAGACGGCGGCCCGCGTCTCGGCGTTGACCGGTTCGGGCCTGATCGCCGACTGCATCCGGCTCGAGGTCGAGGAGGGCCGCGTCAAGGCGCAATGTCCGGCTTGGGGAGGAACGGTCACGGCCGAGATCGTGTTCGCCGATGACCGCGCGACCGGTCTCGTCACGGTGGATCCGTATGCCTGGATGCCCGGTGAGGAGCGCGGGATCCCAGGGGTTCTGGAATCTTTTGCATGGGATGAGATCCAGGAGCAGGCCGGGTGCACGCTCCTCGAGGTGGCAGCCGAAGCAGGGAGCGGTCAGTCGCTCGAGGAGGCGGATGTCGTGGTCGTCGGCGGGGCCGGCCTCGGGAATATGGAAGGATTCGGACTCGTTCGGGATCTGGCCGCTGCGCTCGGCGGGGAGGTCGGCGCGACCCGGCCGCCGGTGCTCTCCCGCTGGGTGGAGGAGGAGCGGCTGATCGGGCAGACCGGAAAGCGGGTCCACCCGAGGCTGCTCTTTTCCGTCGGCACCTCCGGCGCCGTTCAGTACACGGCCGGGATCGGCGAGGCCGGGACCATTGTGGCCGTCAACCGAGACGCGGACGCCCCCATCTTCCGGATGGCCGATATCGGCGTGGTCGCGGATGCACGGGTCTTTCTGCCCCATCTGACCGAGGCCGTGCAGCAGTTGACCCTGCGGCGCATGGCGGATGCCTTGACCGGAGCGGCGGGCGGCGGAGAAGGGGATGGTTTCGGAGGGCGTTTCGCCCGCCTTCGCAGTCAGTACGGCTGGTCCCTGGAGGCCTTGGCCGAGGCGACGGGCGAATCCCCGGAATTCATCCGCCAGGTGGAGGAGGGCCTCCTGACGCCCCCCGTCGGCTTTCTGCTCCGTTTCGCAAACGCCCTGAAGATCGACCCCGGCCTCTTCCTGCGCCAGGAGCAGAAGACGCTCCTCCGGGACCTGCGCGCCCAGGCGTTTGTCAAGCGGACCCGGAACTACTCCTACCAGACCCTCAGCCCGGGGGCCGAGAACGACCACCTGCGCGCCTTCCTCATCACCATCGAATCCCGACAGACCCACAAGCCGGTGGCCTACAAGCACGAAGGCGAAGAGTTCATCTTCGTCATGGAAGGGGAGCTCATGCTCACCCTGGGCAACCGCGCCCACCACCTCAAACCGGGGGATTCCCGCCACTTCAACTCCGACATCCCGCACAAGCTGAAGAGCGTCTCGAACGAACCGACCCGCTGCCTCGTCGTCTTGTACACGCCTTAG
- the etfB gene encoding Electron transfer flavoprotein domain protein: protein MERHIAVCIKAVMMKAPSGRAVRSSDTCVLNPFDRAAMEAALRLKAEAGGRLTALSMGPESSAFVLFEALAQGFDKGILLTDPGFAGSDTLATARVLAAALKKAAPVDGILFGLRSADSDTGQVPAQVAVMLGLPFVSGVRRFDRESDGFRVERGCDGFRESYRLDFPGVFSVHPKCAEPRDAGLAGIESAFGQGSIERWSLTDLGLPAGAVGEAGSPTQLQRVAPANGGRRRCEFLEGDLKEQAQTIAKRLAAGGLIG from the coding sequence ATGGAACGTCATATCGCGGTGTGCATCAAGGCGGTGATGATGAAGGCCCCGTCCGGCAGGGCGGTCCGGTCTTCGGACACGTGTGTGCTGAATCCCTTCGACCGGGCGGCCATGGAGGCGGCCCTGCGTTTGAAGGCCGAGGCCGGGGGGCGTCTGACGGCCTTGTCCATGGGGCCCGAGAGCAGCGCTTTCGTGCTTTTCGAGGCCCTCGCCCAAGGGTTTGACAAGGGGATCCTGCTAACGGATCCTGGCTTCGCGGGTTCGGACACCCTCGCCACCGCGCGGGTGCTGGCTGCCGCACTGAAGAAAGCGGCGCCCGTCGATGGGATCCTTTTCGGCTTGCGCAGCGCGGACAGCGACACCGGCCAGGTCCCCGCGCAGGTGGCCGTCATGCTGGGGCTGCCTTTCGTTTCCGGTGTGCGGCGCTTCGACCGGGAATCGGATGGGTTCAGGGTGGAGCGTGGTTGCGACGGTTTCCGCGAGTCCTACCGGCTCGATTTCCCGGGCGTTTTCTCCGTCCACCCGAAATGCGCTGAACCGAGGGATGCGGGCTTGGCCGGGATAGAGTCGGCCTTCGGGCAAGGGTCTATCGAGCGATGGTCCCTCACAGATCTCGGTCTGCCCGCCGGCGCGGTGGGCGAAGCCGGCTCCCCTACGCAGCTTCAGAGGGTTGCGCCGGCCAACGGCGGCAGGCGCCGATGTGAATTTCTGGAAGGCGATCTCAAGGAGCAGGCTCAGACCATCGCGAAGCGGCTTGCAGCCGGGGGGCTGATCGGATGA
- a CDS encoding Similar to ABC-type transport system ATP-binding protein, giving the protein MKLLFFYSFRNLLTRRLTTFLTTGGMALVVFVFAAIVMLADGLQKTLVDTGAANNVVVIRRSALSEVQSAIERDKAAIVETDPGIALGPSGERLLAKELIVLITLQKRESGNPANVVIRGGTPQSLHLRDQITLTAGRLPHPGALEIMVGRSVAERFDNAGLGQSLFFAQRRWRVVGIFDAGNTGFSSEIWGDVDQLMQAFRRSVYSSIIFRLRQAGSFDAVSERILDDPRLTLDVKRERDFYREQSEMMSKFLRLLGFYLTLIFSIGAVVGAMITMYAAVANRTQEIGTLRALGFQRGTILTAFLLESLLLGLLGGLGGLFFSSFLQFFTVSTTNFQTFSELAFRFTLTSATAVKALSFALFMGFLGGILPAIQAARKNIVEALR; this is encoded by the coding sequence ATGAAACTGCTCTTCTTTTACAGCTTCAGAAACCTCCTGACGCGCAGGCTTACGACCTTTCTAACCACCGGGGGGATGGCCCTGGTCGTCTTCGTCTTCGCCGCCATCGTCATGCTCGCCGACGGACTGCAAAAGACGCTGGTCGACACGGGCGCAGCGAACAATGTCGTGGTCATCCGGCGCTCGGCCTTGTCCGAGGTCCAGAGCGCCATCGAACGCGACAAGGCCGCGATCGTCGAAACCGACCCGGGCATTGCACTCGGCCCTAGCGGAGAGCGGCTTCTGGCCAAAGAATTGATCGTGTTGATCACCTTGCAGAAGCGCGAAAGCGGAAACCCTGCAAATGTCGTCATCCGCGGCGGCACGCCCCAGTCCCTGCACCTGAGGGACCAGATCACCCTCACGGCCGGACGGCTGCCCCACCCCGGGGCGCTCGAGATCATGGTGGGTCGAAGTGTTGCGGAGCGATTCGACAACGCCGGGCTCGGACAGAGCCTTTTCTTCGCCCAGCGGCGGTGGCGGGTGGTCGGCATCTTCGATGCCGGCAACACGGGATTCTCCTCCGAGATCTGGGGAGATGTGGACCAATTGATGCAGGCCTTCAGGCGCAGCGTCTATTCCTCCATCATCTTCCGTCTGCGGCAGGCCGGCAGCTTCGATGCGGTCTCGGAACGTATCCTCGACGACCCCCGCCTGACCCTCGACGTCAAACGCGAAAGGGATTTCTACCGGGAACAGTCGGAGATGATGAGCAAATTCCTGCGCCTTCTCGGCTTCTATCTGACCCTGATCTTCTCGATCGGCGCCGTGGTCGGCGCCATGATCACGATGTATGCCGCCGTCGCCAACCGCACCCAGGAAATCGGCACCCTGCGCGCACTCGGGTTCCAGCGCGGCACGATCCTGACGGCCTTTCTTCTCGAATCGCTCCTGCTGGGCCTCCTCGGGGGGCTCGGCGGCCTCTTCTTTTCGAGCTTCCTCCAGTTCTTCACCGTATCGACGACCAACTTTCAAACCTTCTCCGAGTTGGCCTTCCGCTTCACGCTGACCTCGGCCACCGCCGTGAAGGCGCTCAGCTTCGCCCTCTTCATGGGCTTCCTGGGCGGCATCCTTCCTGCGATCCAGGCCGCCCGCAAAAACATCGTCGAAGCCCTGCGTTGA
- a CDS encoding ABC-type antimicrobial peptide transport system, ATPase component, producing MDKEDRILVDIDNLSKSYRRGDQIIPVLNDISLEIPERDFLALMGPSGSGKSTLLNLIAGLDRADSGIIRVAGVIITGLSEIELAHWRAQNVGFIFQFYNLIPVLTAFENVELPLLLTDLPKRARREHVKTALALVKLDDRMDHRPGQLSGGQQQRVAIARAVVTDPAILVADEPTGDLDRRSADDVLNLMERLTGDLGKTVIMVTHDPRAAQRARTLKVLDKGILANASEAPLA from the coding sequence ATGGACAAGGAAGACCGGATCCTCGTAGACATCGACAACCTCAGCAAATCCTACCGGCGGGGTGATCAGATCATTCCGGTCCTGAACGACATCAGCCTGGAGATTCCCGAGCGCGATTTTCTGGCCCTCATGGGCCCTTCCGGCTCGGGGAAAAGCACCCTGCTGAACCTCATAGCCGGCCTCGACCGCGCGGACAGCGGCATCATCCGTGTGGCCGGGGTCATCATCACAGGGCTTTCCGAGATCGAGCTGGCCCACTGGCGGGCCCAAAACGTCGGTTTCATCTTCCAGTTCTACAACCTGATCCCCGTTCTCACCGCTTTTGAAAACGTCGAACTTCCGCTCCTGCTGACCGACCTGCCCAAGAGGGCGCGGCGTGAACATGTCAAGACCGCACTCGCCCTGGTCAAACTGGATGACCGCATGGACCACCGCCCGGGCCAACTGTCCGGCGGCCAGCAGCAGCGGGTGGCCATAGCGCGCGCAGTCGTCACCGACCCCGCCATCCTGGTCGCCGATGAGCCCACTGGAGACCTGGACCGGCGATCGGCCGACGATGTCCTCAACCTGATGGAGCGTTTGACCGGCGACCTCGGCAAAACCGTCATCATGGTAACCCATGACCCGCGTGCGGCTCAACGGGCCCGCACCCTCAAGGTCCTCGACAAGGGTATCCTCGCCAATGCTTCTGAAGCTCCTCTTGCGTAA
- the acdA gene encoding Acyl-CoA dehydrogenase produces MDTFLTEKGRAVRRSVRGFCERELRPIARQIDQEASFPWEAVEKMGRLGYFGIQVPQELGGAGMDAVCYCVAIEEISRVCAGLGLCVTVHNSVAVYPLMAFGSEEQKRKWVPPLARGQKIGAFCLTEPNAGSDAAGIEATAIRNGDHYIVNANKVFVTNGGVADVCLIFARTDPKAGRKGISVVVAERGTPGFVVGDLEDLCGVRANPVSSIRLYDCPVPAENLLGREGMGLKIGLAALDTGRMGIAAQAVGISQAALEEGVLYARQRRQFGIPIGQHQAVGGMLADMAARVEASRLLVYRSARLRDQGKPFGQAAAMAKLYAAEAASEVTDKALQIHGGYGYSKAYPVERYYRDARVTRIYEGTSEVHRLVVARGLLEE; encoded by the coding sequence ATGGACACATTTCTGACGGAAAAGGGCCGCGCCGTGCGCCGCTCGGTGCGGGGATTCTGCGAGCGGGAGCTGCGGCCCATCGCCCGGCAGATCGACCAGGAGGCCTCCTTTCCCTGGGAGGCGGTCGAGAAGATGGGCCGCCTGGGGTATTTCGGCATCCAGGTCCCGCAGGAGCTGGGCGGTGCGGGGATGGACGCGGTCTGCTACTGCGTCGCCATCGAGGAGATCTCCCGGGTCTGCGCCGGGCTGGGCCTCTGCGTGACGGTGCACAACAGCGTGGCGGTCTACCCGCTCATGGCCTTCGGGAGCGAGGAGCAGAAGCGGAAATGGGTGCCGCCGCTCGCCAGGGGGCAGAAGATAGGCGCCTTCTGCCTGACCGAACCGAACGCCGGCTCCGATGCGGCCGGCATCGAGGCGACCGCCATTCGCAACGGGGATCATTATATCGTCAATGCCAACAAGGTGTTCGTGACCAACGGGGGCGTCGCCGATGTGTGCCTGATCTTCGCCCGGACGGATCCCAAGGCGGGCCGCAAGGGGATCAGCGTGGTCGTGGCCGAACGCGGAACGCCGGGTTTCGTGGTCGGGGATCTCGAGGACCTTTGCGGCGTGCGTGCGAACCCGGTCAGTTCCATCCGGCTCTATGACTGTCCCGTCCCCGCCGAAAACCTGCTCGGAAGGGAGGGCATGGGGCTGAAAATCGGTCTTGCGGCGCTCGACACCGGCCGGATGGGCATCGCCGCCCAGGCGGTCGGCATCTCCCAGGCCGCGCTGGAAGAGGGGGTCTTGTACGCCCGTCAGAGGCGGCAGTTCGGCATCCCCATCGGGCAGCACCAGGCCGTGGGGGGGATGCTGGCGGACATGGCGGCCCGGGTAGAGGCCTCGCGCCTGCTCGTCTACCGATCGGCCCGACTCCGCGATCAGGGCAAGCCTTTCGGGCAGGCGGCGGCCATGGCCAAGCTGTACGCAGCCGAGGCGGCCTCGGAGGTGACGGACAAGGCCCTCCAGATTCATGGGGGCTACGGCTATTCGAAGGCCTATCCCGTGGAGCGCTATTACCGCGACGCCCGGGTGACAAGGATCTACGAGGGGACGAGTGAGGTCCACCGGCTGGTGGTTGCCAGGGGACTCCTGGAGGAATAA